A region of Siniperca chuatsi isolate FFG_IHB_CAS linkage group LG23, ASM2008510v1, whole genome shotgun sequence DNA encodes the following proteins:
- the LOC122871284 gene encoding zinc finger protein 184-like translates to MEVIGSTEKINDPSLPLPSLRLLVPPLQLLSAAMWQLAKQKDVMNYEKVQEFVFMVTEAVPGLINHRQRAQLILGLKARFILELCKGSVRGSVDSQVIQSYLDRLPMTSANTDYRDAEVKTTESTFIALVQSLLKDPVERAYFFQEVFPVEYGPQYDAALHVLLWELLSKLEKLLPVPDLKQTAAWLGSAPPLLEECVQSSPEELSLIFEHYKSSGLLKMPYGPSSTIGSCIMSALSVPPSQKTNISVGLESIHNYANVLNPVTFVGTDQYSVVAVYTEVEVGASEVDEEIIESAEVQVQTDFYEEEIVAVSADNGGGEEATSLRAEETSETVDVAKALETLTKTFALRKESLGQDVLTGKSNDSSLNDELGSGSAPDEGKTHEGHETSDQTDEKRENIVEEVKEDFQPGGVESTMSSCTDLKDNHKTFSVHEEMTDVSMEDAVSETQQSPCSANVRRSTRLQLKTSPSRQEMCKIKKSSRQISEEPKMSRADVSAAPSVIAIKGSDKGESDEMTSIIFTCSQCPFHSSDENSPPHFHMQSVHTEVYRPLSGAKFTPSPSSTDEIFTSIKLFPKVNTEQGKAEQPDNQSKVNVSQSHSRQKALTCETCGKTFTRTSDVRRHQLTHTGERPFHCSQCDRTFQHSWDLAKHESKHHGVAISFSCQLCRSSFANLRTLTVHHKKSHSQESQLPQICSICSQSFPTSSELLEHRKSHVTSKRYICQQCSEGFDSLLARSQHRQMHQVKHQFKCPHCEKTYTRRSDVKRHLSTHTGDRPYQCDQCSKRFSLRFMLMKHLRVHTGERPFQCSHCPKRFTLVSVLARHERMHTGEKPFLCSQCGKGFLSQGELSKHNRSHVDDRPYSCPQCDKRFKSKKTQQEHIVSHTGARPYPCTYCGKGFTKPYALTRHNLIHTGERPFPCGHCDKSFLTLSEAQLHQRIHTGERPYPCNICELKFKSSSELARHKRSHSGLKPLKPYCEQCMKTFTSKAKLKKHMETHREEGEAAQSVDSVQPEESNN, encoded by the exons ATGGAGGTCATTGGttcaacagagaaaataaatg ACCCAAGCCTACCTCTTCCATCCCTTCGCCTCCTGGTGCCCCCACTGCAGCTTCTGTCTGCTGCTATGTGGCAGCTGGCGAAGCAGAAAGATGTGATGAATTATGAGAAGGTTCAGGAGTTTGTGTTCATGGTGACTGAGGCAGTCCCTGGACTGAtcaaccacagacagagagcccAGCTCATTCTGGGTCTAAAAGCAAGG tttattcTGGAGCTTTGTAAAGGCTCAGTTCGGGGTTCTGTTGATTCTCAAGTGATCCAGAGCTATTTGGATAGACTCCCAATGACCTCTGCAAACACAGAT TACAGGGATGCAGAGGTGAAAACAACAGAGTCCACTTTCATTGCACTTGTTCAGAGCCTGCTGAAAGATCCAGTTGAGAGAGCATATTTCTTCCAG GAGGTGTTCCCAGTGGAATATGGGCCGCAATATGATGCTGCTCTGCATGTGTTATTGTGGGAGCTGCTCTCAAAACTGGAAAAGCTGCTCCCAGTACCAGACTTAAAACAG ACTGCAGCCTGGCTCggctctgctcctcctctgttgGAGGAATGTGTTCAGTCCTCACCTGAAGAGCTGAGCTTGATTTTCGAGCACTACAAAAGTTCAGGACTACTGAAAATGCCAT atgGCCCTTCATCCACCATTGGTAGCTGCATCATGTCTGCTTTATCCGTTCCTCCCTCGCAAAAGACAAACATCTCTGTCGGACTGGAATCAATCCACAACTATGCAAATGTACTAAACCCTGTCACTTTTGTCGGAACGGACCAGTACAGCGTTGTGGCCGTCTACACCGAAGTGGAAGTTGGAGCATCTGAAGTAGACGAGGAAATTATCGAGTCAGCTGAAGTGCAAGTTCAAACAGATTTCTATGAAGAAGAGATTGTGGCTGTTAGCGCAGATAACGGCGGTGGTGAGGAGGCTACCAGCTTGAGGGCAGAAGAAACAAGTGAAACTGTGGATGTTGCTAAAGCTCTGGAGACTCTGACAAAAACTTTTGCACTAAGGAAGGAGAGCCTTGGTCAAGACGTACTGACAGGAAAGAGTAATGATTCATCTCTTAATGATGAGCTTGGGTCAGGAAGTGCACCAgatgaaggaaaaacacatgaaggacatGAAACAAGTGACCAAACtgatgagaaaagagaaaacattgttGAAGAGGTGAAGGAGGATTTCCAACCTGGAGGCGTAGAGAGCACTATGAGCTCTTGTACAGACTTGAAGGATAaccacaaaacattttctgtccatGAAGAAATGACAGATGTCTCCATGGAAGATGCTGTCTCCGAAACACAACAGTCTCCCTGTTCAGCTAATGTGCGCCGATCCACTCGTCTACAACTGAAGACGTCACCCAGTCGGCAGGAGATGTGTAAAATCAAGAAGTCATCCAGACAAATTAGTGAAGAaccaaaaat GAGCAGGGCTGATGTATCAGCTGCCCCCTCTGTTATAGCCATCAAAGGAAGTGACAAAG GTGAGTCGGACGAGATGACGTCTATCATCTTCACCTGCTCACAGTGCCCCTTCCACAGCTCGGATGAAAATAGCCCTCCTCACTTCCACATGCAGAGTGTTCACACTGAAGTGTACAGGCCTCTCTCAGGAGCCAAATTTACACCATCTCCATCCAGCACAGATGAAATTTTTACATCCATTAAACTTTTCCCCAAAGTAAACACCGAGCAGGGCAAAGCAGAACAGCCTGATAATCAAAGCAAAGTAAATGTGTCTCAGTCCCACAGCAGACAGAAGGCCCTCACATGCGAAACGTGCGGTAAGACGTTCACCCGGACGTCAGACGTCAGGAGACACCAGCTCACTCACACCGGAGAGAGACCATTTCATTGCTCGCAGTGTGACCGAACCTTCCAGCACTCTTGGGATCTGGCCAAACATGAGAGTAAACATCATGGCGTGGCCATTTCTTTCTCCTGCCAGCTGTGTAGGAGCTCCTTCGCTAACCTCCGCACACTCACCGTCCACCATAAGAAGTCTCACTCACAGGAGAGCCAACTTCCTCAGATCTGCTCCATCTGCAGCCAGAGCTTCCCCACCTCCTCTGAGCTTCTCGAGCACAGGAAGTCCCATGTCACCAGTAAACGCTACATCTGCCAGCAGTGCAGCGAAGGCTTCGACTCCCTGCTCGCGCGCTCCCAGCACAGGCAGATGCATCAAGTGAAGCATCAATTTAAGTGTCCACATTGTGAGAAGACGTACACTCGGAGATCTGATGTAAAGAGGCATCTATCTACCCACACTGGGGACCGACCTTACCAGTGTGACCAGTGCAGCAAACGGTTCTCGCTCCGCTTTATGCTCATGAAACACCTCCGTGTTCACACAGGCGAGCGGCCTTTCCAGTGCTCCCACTGCCCCAAGAGATTCACCCTGGTGTCTGTGCTGGCCAGGCACGAGAGGATGCACACTGGGGAGAAACctttcctctgctctcagtGCGGGAAGGGCTTTTTGTCGCAGGGAGAGCTTTCAAAACATAACAGGTCGCATGTGGACGACAGGCCCTACTCCTGCCCTCAGTGTGACAAACGTTTCAAGAGCAAGAAAACCCAGCAGGAACACATCGTCTCCCACACTGGCGCCCGCCCGTACCCCTGCACCTACTGCGGGAAGGGCTTCACCAAACCGTACGCACTGACCAGGCACAATCTCATTCACACAGGAGAGAGGCCGTTCCCCTGCGGACACTGCGATAAGTCGTTCCTCACGCTCAGCGAGGCTCAGCTGCACCAGCGTATTCACACGGGGGAGAGGCCGTATCCCTGCAACATCTGCGAGCTCAAGTTCAAGAGCTCGTCGGAGCTGGCGCGTCACAAGCGCAGCCATTCAGGGTTGAAGCCGCTGAAGCCATACTGTGAGCAGTGCATGAAAACGTTCACATCCAAGGCCAAGCTGAAGAAACACATGGAGACAcacagggaggagggagaagcaGCGCAGTCTGTGGACTCTGTACAGCCTGAGGAatcaaataattaa